A window of Clostridioides sp. ES-S-0010-02 genomic DNA:
TATAAGAGAAGACCACATTATAAGATTTATCCAAAATAGTGGTATATGGCCTTTAAATTGTGCGTGCATGGTTGCTGCTAAAAAAACTGGAAATAAAAGATATGAAATAAAAGATTTAATAAAAAGTTTAGAGCCAAATTTTAAAAATGTAGAAAAATCTATATTTAAAGCAGCAGAAAACGTAAATCTTGATTCGGTACTAGGGTGGCAAAAAGATGGGGAGAAACATTCTTTCTTAGAAAATTATGAATAAAAGTAATTAAAAGAATCACTATAAACAATTGGAAAGGGTGTTTATATTGAAGAGAGTATATATAGATTTTGAGATGAATATGCCAAATTCTAAATCAAAGAGAGATATATTAAATTCAGATATAATTGCAATTGGAGCAGTTATGTATGATGAAAAGACAAAAAATATTGATAAGTTTAAATCTTTAATAAAGCCAGTAAGTAATGCCCAGTTGTATCCTCATATACAAGAGTTGACTCATATATCTTCAGAAGAATTAAAGTATGCACCAAGCTATGAAGAGGTCATGAGAAAGTTTAAAAAGTGGTTAGGCATATTTTCTGAGATTGAAGGAATATATACTTTTGGTAATTTAGATTTAACATGTTTCAATAACACTGATATGAGAAGTTCTAAAAAAAACAATCATCCAAGGTTCGTAAACAACATTAGAGAGTTATTTGTGGATATAAAAGAGAAATATATAGAGTGTGGTATAAAATGTATGAACTATATATCACTAAAAAATTTACTTGAATTTGCTAACTTAGAGTTTAGTGGAGATGCACATGACCCATTAAATGATGCATATAATTTATTTATTTTGGATGAGGCAATTACAAATAATGTAGATATACAAAATCTTTTAATAATGCTAGATATAATAAGACCTCCATTTAATAACATAAATCCAGATTTAAATGATTGTTTTGATAAATTTAAAGAATCACTTTATAAAAAAGAAGGAAATTATGATATTGTAGATTTTTCTATTGAGATAATAAAAACTGTGAGAATGTACTTATTGACAATTATAAATATAAACATACAAAACATAGAAGTTATAAAAGATATAGATAAAAAATTGGATACTATAGATAAATTAAAGAATATAGAAGATGGATATTTTTATTTATTAGAAGATGTGTATTTTGATATAAAAGATTTATTAGAAGATTTAATGCTTTATAGAGTACATGAAGATGAATACAAAAACGAAATAGAAAATATAATAAAGATGTTTGATGAAGATTTAGATAGTGAGAAAATATATATTGATAAGAATAATAACTTAAATGTTATTAATAAAGTATAAAAAGTTACAATTAATAGAACAAAATTTGGTGATTATGATAGTTTTTGAACAAAACTAGATTTAAATGGAACTAAACTACTATAAAAATATATAAAATAGTAATAAGTGTAGAAAGTATATATGCTTTCTACATTTTTAATATTATAGTATTCTAAATTTAATAAATGTATTATATATTTTATAATTAATATATTTTATTGACATTTTATGATTAAAAAATATAAAAACTACTTCTTGCGAAAGTAATTGATTTGTTGTATTATAATTTACATGAATATGGAAAATAATCTTGAAAGCTGTATTATAAAAGTGCATATATTTAAATTTTTAACAAATGACTTATTTATTAAAAGATGAAGGGTAGGATGATGTTATGGGATTTAAAGAAGTAAAAATTGAAGAACTACAGTTTAATCCATTCACTAAAATTGGTAAAGAGTGGTTACTTATAACAGCAGGAAACTCAGATAAATTTAACACAATGACTGCAAGCTGGGGTGGTGTTGGAGTGTATTGGAGTAAAAATGTTGTAACAACTTACATAAGACCACAGAGATATACAAAAGAGTTTGTAGATAATAATGACACATTTACAATTGCATTTTTTGATGAAAAATACAGAGAAGCTTTAAATATTTGTGGTACTATTTCTGGTAGAGATACAAATAAAGTAGAAAAAGCAGGACTTACACCATATTTTATAGATGATACAGTAGCCTTTGAAGAAGCTAATATGATTATGGTTTGTAAAAAATTATATCATGATACAATGCCACCAGAAAACTTTGATGCTAAAGAAAATGATGAAAAGTGGTATCCAAAGAAAGATTATCATACTATGTATATATCAGAAGTTGTAAAAGTTCTTATAAAAGAATAGATAAAATAAATTAAAAAATATTTTTAATAGTAAA
This region includes:
- a CDS encoding exonuclease domain-containing protein translates to MKRVYIDFEMNMPNSKSKRDILNSDIIAIGAVMYDEKTKNIDKFKSLIKPVSNAQLYPHIQELTHISSEELKYAPSYEEVMRKFKKWLGIFSEIEGIYTFGNLDLTCFNNTDMRSSKKNNHPRFVNNIRELFVDIKEKYIECGIKCMNYISLKNLLEFANLEFSGDAHDPLNDAYNLFILDEAITNNVDIQNLLIMLDIIRPPFNNINPDLNDCFDKFKESLYKKEGNYDIVDFSIEIIKTVRMYLLTIININIQNIEVIKDIDKKLDTIDKLKNIEDGYFYLLEDVYFDIKDLLEDLMLYRVHEDEYKNEIENIIKMFDEDLDSEKIYIDKNNNLNVINKV
- a CDS encoding flavin reductase; the protein is MGFKEVKIEELQFNPFTKIGKEWLLITAGNSDKFNTMTASWGGVGVYWSKNVVTTYIRPQRYTKEFVDNNDTFTIAFFDEKYREALNICGTISGRDTNKVEKAGLTPYFIDDTVAFEEANMIMVCKKLYHDTMPPENFDAKENDEKWYPKKDYHTMYISEVVKVLIKE